The following are encoded together in the Salinibacter grassmerensis genome:
- a CDS encoding tyrosine-type recombinase/integrase — protein MSSIYTKRGVYYYQAYVTKEDEKERVGFSLKTKEETEAKKKQRKWDDYYRKLERGEDLADTTFEEAKEDYLELRRMKERAGELSDYTINSDRLALKMFGRWIEEESGIDPYILTAEPNEDHIRDFKYWRLQSVSSTTVETNLRHLSSFFSWLHDQQVIDSRPFSRIHIPQPESDVEVPSQKEFDEIKKEIKHRVYNEDDRLWKALWIQANAGLRIGEVIRLTWHKTFTDRGKYAYLNQSNRTATIQFKRKNRVIPLKHIWDEIQLIDNDGTTPYVFESPQRETHVDRSNWSRRTGHFLTEIGYEEMTNHSLRHMFITELVKKDYSYEKIARMVGQSSRRIVSMYAHLDAGDLEDMMDSL, from the coding sequence ATGTCCAGTATCTACACGAAAAGGGGCGTCTACTACTACCAAGCCTACGTAACCAAAGAGGACGAAAAAGAGCGAGTCGGCTTTTCTTTGAAGACAAAAGAAGAGACCGAAGCAAAGAAAAAGCAGCGCAAGTGGGACGACTACTACCGCAAACTGGAACGGGGGGAAGACCTAGCAGACACGACGTTCGAAGAGGCGAAAGAAGACTATTTAGAGCTTCGACGGATGAAAGAACGGGCGGGGGAACTGTCCGACTATACGATCAACAGCGACAGACTTGCACTAAAAATGTTTGGTCGTTGGATCGAAGAAGAATCGGGAATCGACCCTTATATTTTAACCGCAGAGCCCAACGAGGACCACATAAGAGACTTCAAGTACTGGCGCTTGCAGTCGGTTTCTTCAACGACAGTAGAAACGAACTTGCGCCACCTATCAAGCTTCTTTTCTTGGCTGCACGACCAACAGGTTATAGACAGTAGACCATTTAGCCGGATCCACATACCGCAACCGGAATCGGACGTAGAAGTACCCTCTCAAAAAGAGTTTGACGAGATCAAAAAAGAAATTAAGCACCGCGTATACAACGAAGACGACAGGCTTTGGAAAGCCCTATGGATACAAGCAAACGCGGGGCTTCGAATCGGAGAGGTAATACGTTTAACTTGGCACAAAACGTTTACGGACAGGGGCAAGTACGCTTACCTAAACCAGTCTAACCGGACGGCGACGATACAGTTTAAGCGCAAAAACAGGGTAATCCCCTTAAAGCACATATGGGACGAGATACAGCTAATAGACAACGATGGAACGACCCCTTACGTCTTTGAAAGCCCACAGAGAGAAACGCACGTTGACCGCTCGAACTGGTCTAGGCGTACAGGGCACTTCTTAACGGAAATCGGCTACGAGGAAATGACCAACCACAGCTTGCGGCATATGTTTATTACAGAGCTAGTTAAAAAAGACTACTCGTACGAGAAAATAGCTAGAATGGTGGGGCAGTCTTCAAGGCGAATCGTTTCGATGTACGCCCACCTCGACGCAGGAGACCTAGAAGATATGATGGACAGTTTATAG
- a CDS encoding tyrosine-type recombinase/integrase: MKRVDELSRPYTSPSIRHRAVTHLLRQGVPVYKVGKIVGHSSEKITERYSHFIPGDLEDAMSLLE; the protein is encoded by the coding sequence GTGAAGAGGGTTGACGAACTCTCTCGCCCGTATACCTCCCCCTCCATTCGCCACCGGGCCGTGACGCATCTGCTTCGGCAGGGCGTCCCCGTCTACAAGGTCGGCAAAATCGTCGGGCACAGCTCGGAAAAAATCACGGAGCGCTACTCACACTTCATTCCCGGCGACCTGGAAGACGCAATGAGCCTTCTGGAATAG
- a CDS encoding AGE family epimerase/isomerase, translated as MAPLSGYLLYLYSAARTPTYLREAERIMDLTLTHMQDDRGWILERFAADWTFRPDDPKNSHINVGHNAEVAWLLLRLHALTGKERYRRKGLALTDKLLRTAFRDETGAWRHELRRTDPARHPDTAVWWVQAHGNMLQLYAYCATGADRYLDAFRKGARFWMDAFVDADHGGTVLRTTLDGTVVDGEKAVRTKTSYHAVEHALLASLYLDLWARGAATTLHYRLDSVQDLSLSPPLVEDTPRIERVLVDGTPRPRTAFPDGTVRLPDTLTAPVRLQIDLSSPSFP; from the coding sequence TTGGCTCCTCTCTCCGGCTACCTGCTGTACCTCTATTCCGCAGCCCGCACCCCCACGTACCTTCGCGAGGCGGAGCGGATCATGGACCTGACCCTCACCCACATGCAGGACGACCGTGGGTGGATTCTGGAGCGCTTCGCAGCGGACTGGACGTTTCGTCCAGACGACCCGAAGAACAGCCACATCAACGTGGGCCACAACGCGGAGGTGGCCTGGCTGCTGCTCCGGCTCCACGCCCTCACCGGCAAGGAGCGGTACCGGCGCAAGGGGCTGGCACTCACGGACAAGCTTCTGAGAACAGCCTTCCGCGACGAGACCGGCGCGTGGCGCCACGAGCTCCGGCGCACCGACCCGGCCCGGCACCCCGACACGGCGGTCTGGTGGGTGCAGGCGCACGGCAACATGCTCCAGCTCTATGCCTACTGCGCCACCGGGGCCGACCGCTACCTGGACGCCTTCCGAAAGGGCGCCCGGTTTTGGATGGACGCGTTCGTGGACGCCGACCACGGCGGCACTGTGCTCCGCACGACCCTCGACGGAACGGTGGTGGACGGCGAAAAGGCCGTGCGCACCAAAACCTCGTACCACGCCGTCGAGCACGCCCTGCTGGCGTCGCTCTACCTGGACCTGTGGGCCAGGGGGGCGGCCACGACGCTTCACTACCGCCTCGACTCCGTACAGGACCTCTCTCTTTCTCCGCCTCTTGTCGAAGACACGCCCCGGATCGAACGTGTGCTCGTAGACGGTACCCCGCGTCCCCGAACCGCCTTCCCCGATGGGACAGTGCGCCTCCCGGACACCCTCACCGCCCCGGTTCGTCTTCAAATTGACCTGAGTAGCCCCTCATTCCCATGA
- a CDS encoding TonB-dependent receptor, translated as MSTRILVVLSLLTCLLIPTAEAQSTRSTVTGTVTDADGAPLPGAQIADVAFQRGTTAGPDGQYTLDGLPPGDHTLEIRFVGYQTAIREVTLQAGATREINVSLKERVLETDGVTVTGTARARSTLTTPQSVSVLGAEDLDTEGSASLGGVLSGNVAGVSSIQTGSQAGKPVLRGLSGNRIRLLKDGIAQEYYQFGVRHFPSTSTNEAERIEVVRGPSSIQYGSDALGGAINVLTKDAPTADVDATRLGGTFRSQYFTNNNERAVGLDLQGARGPVGVRVGFERRVAGNYTAPDEDTFFDTSNGGTFGDPKYTDEVPFTNFEQWNGYAQVGTQGDFGTVQVYGDYWINRHNFLLPTGGPGAENANGLGQNLEHGNLVAKANLVADGFVVRPRLSVQTSIRQSGNDNGTQTLDFIDDNGGFGDFDYPLDLKTDIYTGRLEVAHPKVGPVSGTLGAEVQLQDANTRGSAELQPTADTWNVGLFVFEEIDLAPWTFNAGVRGDVRTIDAEPNQNTDDPDALENDYLTLSGAVGANVKVADGVAVATNLSSGFRAPSIFELYANGVHGGVAAFQRGTPSLDPERAYSADVSVRVRRDRLTAELTGYVNAINDYIYLENTGDNRGPQGNGPPIYEANQTDAVIPGIEAKVEAQLRPWLHVGGQATVLGGSGDGLGPNGADGDLPLLPANNVQGFVHVTPDGPGLLRSPRIEVDLKRGFDKDAAGRFEPFSQFDDLEGGPNPPFGTASTKAYTTVDASAESRFALGLGVTPILRVEVRNAFDTTYRDFLDTYKGYALSPGRDVRVSLSVPF; from the coding sequence ATGTCGACCCGTATCCTCGTTGTTCTTTCCCTTCTCACCTGCCTCCTCATCCCCACCGCCGAGGCCCAGTCCACCCGCAGCACCGTGACCGGCACCGTCACGGACGCGGACGGGGCGCCCCTGCCCGGCGCCCAGATTGCCGACGTGGCGTTCCAGCGGGGCACCACCGCTGGCCCCGACGGCCAGTACACGCTCGACGGGCTTCCGCCCGGCGACCACACCCTCGAAATTCGATTCGTCGGCTACCAGACGGCCATCCGGGAGGTCACCCTCCAGGCCGGCGCGACCCGCGAAATCAACGTGTCGCTCAAGGAGCGCGTGCTGGAGACGGACGGGGTGACCGTCACCGGCACGGCGCGGGCCCGAAGCACGCTGACCACGCCCCAGAGCGTCAGCGTGTTGGGCGCCGAGGACCTTGACACCGAGGGCAGCGCGTCGCTCGGCGGCGTGCTCTCCGGCAACGTTGCGGGCGTCTCCTCCATCCAGACGGGTTCGCAGGCGGGCAAGCCTGTGCTGCGCGGCCTCTCGGGCAACCGCATCCGCCTGTTGAAAGACGGCATCGCCCAGGAGTACTACCAGTTTGGGGTGCGCCACTTCCCCTCCACCTCCACGAACGAGGCCGAGCGCATTGAGGTGGTGCGCGGCCCCAGCAGCATCCAGTACGGCTCCGACGCCCTCGGCGGCGCGATCAACGTGCTCACCAAGGACGCCCCCACCGCCGACGTGGACGCGACCCGACTCGGGGGCACATTTCGCTCTCAGTACTTCACGAACAACAACGAGCGCGCCGTGGGACTGGATCTCCAGGGCGCCCGCGGCCCGGTGGGCGTCCGTGTCGGCTTCGAGCGGCGCGTTGCCGGCAACTACACCGCGCCCGACGAGGACACCTTCTTCGACACGAGCAACGGCGGCACCTTCGGAGATCCGAAGTACACCGACGAGGTCCCGTTCACGAACTTCGAGCAGTGGAACGGCTACGCGCAGGTCGGCACGCAGGGGGACTTCGGGACTGTGCAGGTCTACGGGGACTACTGGATCAACCGGCATAACTTCCTGCTTCCCACAGGAGGCCCGGGAGCGGAGAACGCAAACGGCCTTGGCCAAAACCTGGAGCATGGGAATCTGGTGGCGAAGGCCAACCTCGTGGCCGACGGCTTCGTGGTCCGGCCCCGCCTGAGCGTCCAGACCTCGATTCGTCAATCGGGAAATGACAATGGCACTCAGACGCTCGACTTCATCGACGACAACGGGGGGTTTGGGGACTTTGATTATCCCCTCGACCTAAAGACCGACATTTACACCGGGCGCCTGGAGGTGGCCCACCCGAAGGTCGGACCTGTGAGCGGCACGCTCGGCGCGGAGGTCCAGCTCCAGGACGCGAACACGCGGGGCTCGGCGGAGCTGCAGCCAACCGCCGACACCTGGAACGTGGGACTCTTCGTATTTGAGGAGATCGACCTCGCCCCCTGGACCTTCAACGCGGGCGTTCGGGGCGACGTCCGCACCATCGACGCGGAGCCGAACCAGAACACAGACGACCCGGACGCGCTGGAGAACGACTACCTGACCTTGTCCGGCGCCGTCGGGGCGAACGTGAAGGTGGCCGACGGCGTGGCCGTAGCGACCAATCTGAGCAGCGGCTTTCGGGCACCCAGTATCTTTGAGCTGTACGCCAATGGCGTCCACGGCGGGGTTGCGGCGTTCCAGCGGGGCACGCCGAGCCTCGACCCGGAGCGCGCCTACAGCGCCGACGTGTCGGTGCGGGTGCGACGCGACCGGCTGACCGCCGAGCTTACCGGGTACGTGAACGCCATCAACGATTACATCTACCTGGAGAACACAGGCGATAATCGCGGACCGCAGGGAAATGGGCCCCCGATTTACGAGGCGAACCAGACCGATGCCGTCATCCCTGGGATAGAGGCGAAGGTGGAGGCGCAGTTGCGGCCCTGGTTGCACGTAGGCGGGCAGGCGACCGTCCTCGGCGGCAGCGGCGACGGCCTCGGCCCCAACGGGGCCGATGGGGACCTGCCGCTGCTCCCGGCCAACAACGTACAGGGCTTTGTCCACGTCACGCCCGACGGCCCCGGGCTGCTCCGCAGTCCGCGGATCGAGGTAGACCTGAAGCGCGGCTTTGACAAGGACGCGGCTGGTCGGTTTGAACCGTTTTCGCAGTTCGACGACCTTGAGGGGGGCCCCAACCCGCCGTTCGGGACGGCGTCCACGAAGGCCTACACGACCGTTGACGCGTCCGCGGAAAGCCGGTTCGCGCTTGGTCTGGGCGTGACGCCTATCCTTCGCGTTGAGGTACGCAACGCGTTCGACACCACGTACCGCGACTTCCTGGACACGTACAAGGGGTACGCCCTGTCGCCGGGGCGGGACGTGCGCGTCAGCCTCTCGGTGCCGTTCTAA
- a CDS encoding NUDIX hydrolase, whose product MPGSVVRVVDVYPYRDSSVNPEFLLLRRAPGTQYAGQWRMVGGKIEPGEAAWETAHREVTEETSHAPNRLWTVPSVNAFYEWQDDRINLIPAFAAALPADPVLDEEHDAFAWLPAEEAVDRLTWPEQQRLLRLADQTLRAGIPPRLVVQAAPE is encoded by the coding sequence ATGCCTGGATCGGTCGTCCGTGTCGTCGACGTGTACCCGTACCGCGACTCGTCCGTGAACCCTGAGTTTTTGCTGCTCCGCCGCGCCCCCGGCACGCAGTACGCCGGGCAGTGGCGCATGGTGGGGGGCAAAATCGAACCCGGAGAGGCGGCGTGGGAGACGGCCCACCGCGAGGTCACTGAGGAAACCAGCCACGCCCCCAATCGGCTCTGGACGGTCCCCTCGGTCAACGCGTTCTACGAGTGGCAGGACGACCGCATCAATCTAATTCCGGCCTTCGCCGCGGCCCTGCCCGCCGACCCGGTGCTCGACGAGGAGCACGACGCGTTCGCCTGGCTGCCGGCCGAAGAGGCCGTCGACCGGCTGACCTGGCCCGAGCAGCAGCGCCTCCTCCGCCTGGCCGACCAGACGCTCCGAGCCGGCATTCCGCCGCGCCTGGTCGTGCAGGCGGCCCCCGAATAA
- a CDS encoding CPBP family intramembrane glutamic endopeptidase, which yields MENASEPIPNAQKRRATAFVWMGLLSEVALGLGGWGAGLWRGIDWGAQLRWAPDAVLWGVLAGCALVVLHLMLLRSGGTRNPLYRTIYRPLVRTLRPQLRGVRTLSLVLLALASGIGEEVLFRGWLQAEMGLVGASLLFGAAHVWGRDAVPYGLYAAGMGGLLGGLFTVTGSLWAPVLAHAVNNLLGFLALREGWFVPSAAEAGPGGDG from the coding sequence ATGGAGAACGCGTCTGAGCCAATCCCCAATGCTCAGAAGCGGAGGGCGACTGCCTTCGTGTGGATGGGCCTCCTGTCCGAGGTCGCCCTGGGCCTGGGCGGGTGGGGCGCAGGACTGTGGCGGGGCATTGACTGGGGTGCACAGCTCCGGTGGGCGCCCGATGCCGTTTTATGGGGTGTGCTGGCGGGATGTGCGCTCGTGGTGCTCCACCTGATGCTGCTTCGGTCCGGAGGGACGCGCAACCCGTTGTACCGCACCATCTACCGCCCCCTCGTGCGCACGCTGCGTCCTCAACTACGCGGTGTGCGAACCCTGAGTCTCGTGCTGCTGGCGCTCGCGTCGGGAATCGGGGAGGAGGTGCTCTTCCGAGGCTGGCTGCAGGCCGAGATGGGCCTCGTGGGGGCCAGCCTGCTCTTTGGGGCGGCCCACGTGTGGGGACGCGACGCCGTCCCCTATGGTCTGTACGCCGCCGGGATGGGCGGGCTGCTGGGCGGGCTCTTCACCGTCACGGGCTCGCTGTGGGCCCCGGTGCTCGCCCATGCCGTTAACAACCTGCTCGGCTTCCTGGCGCTGCGGGAGGGGTGGTTCGTCCCGTCCGCGGCGGAGGCGGGTCCTGGTGGGGACGGATGA
- a CDS encoding amidohydrolase, whose product MPALSRLACLFAVALLAGCAGTDSLAPSSPSGAQTEYDAATRENMREGTYNDAFTSSYEPLPATPTLIQNATVMTAAGRTIENGDLLMRSRQIDTLGTDLPVPDDARVVDGSGMYVTPGLIDSHSHLGVSATPEVGPHYDNNEVGMATPQLWMEHGVWPQGPGFARALAGGTTTALLLPGSGDLIEGRGFTAKLLPARTPQDMKFPDAPGTLKMACGENPKGGSNFPTTRMGTAAGFRSTFLDARNYREQWDAWLADPTGAPPERNLGMETLAQVLRGDMLVQVHCYRADDMTTIMEIAQEFDFDVRSFHHAVEAYKIRDLLAERDISASMWSNWWGFKMEAFDGIPQNVPLVHEAGARAIVHSDDDLEIQRLHHEAAKALRAGREAGLDISRNEALRWITAHPAWALGIHDRVGTLEPGKNADVVLWSGDPFSVYTKARRVWMDGALVYDRTDPERQPRSDFELGGPRTEN is encoded by the coding sequence ATGCCCGCCTTGTCCCGCCTCGCGTGCCTCTTCGCCGTCGCCCTGCTTGCCGGCTGCGCCGGAACCGATTCGTTGGCTCCTTCCTCGCCCAGCGGGGCACAGACGGAGTACGACGCGGCCACGCGGGAGAACATGCGCGAGGGCACCTACAACGACGCCTTCACGTCGAGCTACGAGCCGCTTCCGGCTACGCCCACACTCATCCAGAACGCCACCGTCATGACAGCCGCGGGCCGGACGATCGAGAACGGCGACCTGTTGATGCGGAGTCGCCAGATCGACACGCTCGGCACCGACCTGCCGGTCCCCGACGATGCGCGGGTGGTGGACGGCAGCGGCATGTACGTGACGCCGGGCCTCATCGACAGCCACTCGCACCTGGGCGTGTCCGCCACGCCGGAGGTGGGCCCGCACTACGACAACAACGAGGTGGGCATGGCCACGCCCCAGCTCTGGATGGAGCACGGCGTGTGGCCCCAGGGCCCCGGCTTTGCGCGGGCCCTGGCCGGCGGCACCACCACGGCCCTCCTCCTGCCCGGCAGCGGCGACCTGATCGAGGGGCGCGGCTTCACCGCCAAGCTCCTCCCCGCCCGCACGCCGCAGGACATGAAGTTTCCCGACGCGCCCGGCACCCTCAAGATGGCGTGCGGCGAAAACCCGAAGGGCGGCTCCAATTTTCCCACCACCCGCATGGGCACGGCCGCCGGGTTCCGAAGCACGTTCCTCGACGCCCGAAACTACCGCGAACAGTGGGACGCGTGGCTGGCCGACCCGACCGGTGCGCCGCCAGAGCGCAACCTCGGGATGGAGACACTAGCACAGGTGCTGCGCGGCGACATGCTGGTGCAGGTGCACTGCTACCGCGCCGATGACATGACCACGATCATGGAGATTGCGCAGGAGTTTGACTTCGATGTTCGGTCGTTCCACCACGCCGTGGAGGCCTACAAAATCCGCGACCTGCTGGCCGAGCGGGACATCTCGGCCTCCATGTGGTCGAACTGGTGGGGCTTCAAGATGGAGGCGTTCGACGGCATCCCGCAGAACGTGCCGCTGGTGCACGAGGCCGGGGCCCGCGCCATCGTCCACTCCGACGACGACCTCGAAATCCAGCGCCTCCACCACGAGGCCGCGAAGGCGCTGCGGGCAGGACGCGAGGCGGGACTCGACATCTCGCGCAACGAGGCGCTCCGCTGGATCACCGCCCACCCGGCCTGGGCCCTCGGCATCCACGACCGCGTGGGGACGCTGGAGCCCGGCAAGAACGCCGACGTGGTGCTCTGGTCCGGCGACCCGTTCAGCGTCTACACGAAGGCCCGGCGGGTATGGATGGACGGCGCCCTCGTCTACGACCGCACCGACCCTGAGCGCCAGCCGCGCTCCGACTTTGAACTGGGCGGGCCCCGCACCGAGAACTGA
- a CDS encoding amidohydrolase family protein yields MRIFRSVLLALLLLAGLAVPAAAQPTALVGGTVHPVSGPAIEDGVVLLRGDTIAAVGLRGDVSIPADARRIDASGEVVTPGLMDAATATGLIEVSAVGETRDNALNTDDAIRAAFRVTDGINPNSVVVPVTRLGGVTTVASTPSGGAVAGQGAVIDLHGETIDEMLVRDRAALYAAFTPEAAEATGAARGGLAMRLREAFEDARFYAENRDNYRRGATRDLSMSRLDLEAMAAVLDGERPLVVRAARASDIDAALRIAEAFGIDLRIEGGEEAWMRADRLAAADVPVVVKALNNLPTAFDRLGTRFDNAARLAEAGVSVVISSFDTHNARNLRLEAGNAVRFGLDRDAALRAVTLAPARMLDVADTHGSLEAGKTANVVVWSGDPFEPLTSVEHVFIGGTEMPDDSRQKRLLRRYEDLGEWPPGYDDGS; encoded by the coding sequence ATGCGCATTTTCCGCTCCGTCCTGCTCGCCCTTCTGCTTCTCGCCGGCCTCGCCGTTCCGGCCGCGGCCCAACCCACCGCCCTCGTGGGCGGCACGGTGCACCCCGTGAGCGGCCCCGCGATCGAGGACGGCGTCGTGCTTCTGCGCGGCGACACGATCGCGGCGGTCGGCCTCCGCGGCGACGTGTCGATTCCCGCCGACGCCCGGCGGATCGACGCCTCCGGGGAGGTGGTGACGCCGGGCCTCATGGACGCGGCCACGGCCACCGGCCTCATCGAGGTGAGCGCGGTGGGCGAGACCCGCGACAACGCCCTCAACACCGACGACGCCATCCGTGCCGCCTTCCGCGTGACGGACGGCATCAATCCCAACTCGGTGGTCGTCCCCGTCACGCGCCTCGGGGGCGTCACGACCGTTGCCTCCACCCCGTCCGGCGGGGCTGTGGCCGGGCAGGGGGCGGTGATTGACCTGCACGGCGAAACCATCGACGAGATGCTGGTGCGCGACCGGGCGGCCCTCTACGCCGCGTTCACGCCAGAAGCAGCTGAGGCGACCGGAGCAGCGCGCGGCGGCCTCGCCATGCGGCTCCGCGAGGCGTTCGAGGACGCCCGGTTCTACGCCGAGAACAGGGACAACTATCGGCGCGGGGCCACACGCGACCTCTCGATGTCGCGACTCGACCTGGAGGCGATGGCGGCAGTGCTCGACGGCGAACGGCCGCTCGTGGTGCGCGCCGCCCGCGCCAGCGACATCGACGCGGCCCTGCGCATCGCGGAGGCGTTTGGCATCGATCTGCGCATCGAGGGCGGCGAGGAGGCCTGGATGCGGGCCGACCGCCTGGCCGCGGCCGACGTGCCCGTCGTCGTGAAGGCGCTCAACAACCTGCCGACGGCGTTCGACCGCCTGGGCACGCGGTTCGACAACGCCGCCCGGCTGGCCGAGGCCGGCGTGTCAGTGGTGATTTCGTCATTCGACACCCACAACGCCCGCAATCTGCGGCTGGAGGCGGGCAACGCCGTCCGGTTCGGTCTGGACCGCGACGCGGCGCTCCGGGCCGTCACCCTCGCCCCGGCCCGGATGCTGGACGTGGCCGACACCCACGGCTCGCTGGAGGCCGGCAAGACGGCCAACGTCGTCGTGTGGTCGGGCGACCCGTTCGAGCCCCTCACGAGCGTCGAGCACGTCTTCATCGGCGGCACGGAGATGCCCGACGACTCGCGCCAGAAGCGGCTCCTGCGGCGCTACGAGGACCTGGGCGAGTGGCCGCCGGGCTACGACGACGGGTCGTAG
- a CDS encoding tyrosine-type recombinase/integrase has protein sequence MKELDVDSDRIHVRDGKGGKDRSTVLPERLHGPLRRHLKKGKAQYEADYAEGVGSIYLPDALAEKSPNSATEWRWQYVFPSTRLSEDPRSGTVRRHHRFTSSVQRAVKTAADAAAIEKHAPCHTVCPRRSEEVVLDCGIRLLRFAS, from the coding sequence GTGAAGGAACTCGACGTTGACTCGGACCGCATCCACGTGCGGGACGGCAAGGGCGGCAAAGACCGGTCGACGGTGCTGCCCGAGCGCCTCCACGGTCCGCTCCGGCGGCACCTGAAAAAGGGGAAGGCCCAGTACGAGGCGGACTACGCCGAGGGCGTGGGCAGCATCTACCTGCCGGACGCCCTCGCGGAAAAGTCCCCCAATTCCGCGACGGAGTGGCGATGGCAATATGTCTTCCCGTCCACCCGGCTCTCGGAGGACCCGCGCAGCGGCACCGTCCGCCGCCACCACCGCTTCACCTCATCGGTGCAGCGGGCCGTCAAGACGGCCGCCGACGCGGCGGCCATCGAGAAGCACGCCCCCTGTCACACCGTGTGCCCTAGGCGAAGCGAGGAAGTAGTTTTAGACTGCGGCATTCGTTTACTCCGCTTCGCTTCGTGA
- a CDS encoding head GIN domain-containing protein, translating to MPQPTSVLRTALLAVLLALPLHVASAQESTREARSVEAFTAVGFRAPGTLYLRQGPERSVEVEAPQAVLDQFEIEVDDGTLELPADEDDGLFGGLFGDDESYDGTVDIYVTAPTIESVSLAGAGEIVGENQIEGETFELTVAGSGRTRLDVNADELEVQVAGSGTTMLGGQTDALTVDIAGSGDLQATDLETRMMEASIAGSGDAEVHVTDELDASIFGSGDVHYRGEPSVSTSTVGSGEVGPIE from the coding sequence ATGCCCCAACCAACGTCTGTGTTGCGTACCGCGCTGCTCGCTGTCCTCCTTGCTCTGCCCCTCCACGTCGCCTCTGCCCAAGAGAGCACCCGTGAGGCCCGCTCGGTAGAGGCGTTCACCGCCGTTGGGTTTCGGGCGCCCGGGACCCTTTACCTGCGGCAGGGCCCCGAACGGTCCGTCGAGGTCGAGGCCCCGCAGGCCGTCCTCGACCAGTTCGAAATCGAGGTCGACGACGGGACGCTCGAACTTCCGGCCGATGAGGACGACGGCCTGTTCGGCGGCCTCTTCGGCGACGACGAGTCCTACGACGGGACGGTGGACATCTACGTGACCGCGCCGACGATCGAGTCCGTGTCGCTGGCGGGGGCGGGCGAGATTGTCGGCGAGAATCAGATTGAGGGGGAGACGTTCGAACTCACCGTCGCGGGGTCGGGCCGCACGCGCCTGGACGTGAACGCCGACGAGCTGGAGGTACAGGTGGCCGGTTCGGGAACGACAATGCTCGGGGGGCAGACGGACGCCCTCACCGTCGACATCGCCGGGTCGGGCGATCTGCAGGCCACGGACCTGGAAACGCGGATGATGGAGGCAAGCATTGCCGGGTCCGGGGACGCGGAGGTGCACGTGACCGACGAACTGGACGCCTCCATCTTCGGCTCCGGGGACGTCCACTACCGCGGAGAGCCCTCCGTCTCCACGAGTACGGTGGGAAGTGGAGAGGTCGGCCCGATCGAGTGA
- a CDS encoding nuclear transport factor 2 family protein, whose amino-acid sequence MMRRCLALLFVASLLGPVASAQPEEDPAPTEQAIRATIDALFDGMRAGDSTAVRAVFHDEARLYTAVGPSDTAGVSETPVDTFVESVGQPHERVWDERTWDVEVRVNGPLASAWVPYVFYLGDERSYCGVNTVQLVQGPNGWRILQLTDTRRQACDVPAEVRKSR is encoded by the coding sequence ATGATGCGTCGCTGCCTGGCGCTCCTCTTCGTGGCAAGTCTTCTGGGCCCGGTCGCGTCGGCCCAGCCCGAAGAGGACCCTGCCCCCACGGAGCAGGCCATCCGCGCTACCATCGACGCCCTTTTCGACGGGATGCGGGCCGGGGACAGCACCGCGGTCCGGGCCGTTTTCCACGACGAGGCTCGCCTGTACACCGCGGTAGGTCCGAGTGACACGGCCGGCGTGAGCGAAACCCCAGTCGACACATTCGTCGAGTCGGTCGGCCAGCCCCACGAGCGCGTATGGGACGAGCGCACCTGGGACGTGGAGGTTCGGGTGAACGGGCCACTTGCGAGCGCCTGGGTGCCGTACGTCTTCTACCTCGGTGACGAGCGGTCGTACTGTGGTGTCAACACGGTGCAATTGGTGCAGGGGCCCAACGGCTGGCGGATCCTCCAGCTCACGGACACCCGGCGACAAGCCTGTGACGTCCCCGCTGAGGTGCGGAAATCGCGGTAG